The proteins below are encoded in one region of Telopea speciosissima isolate NSW1024214 ecotype Mountain lineage chromosome 10, Tspe_v1, whole genome shotgun sequence:
- the LOC122642936 gene encoding signal peptide peptidase 1, translating to MMTSERIANLALAGLSLAPLVVKVDPNLNVILTACLTVYVGCYRSVKPTPPSETMSNEHAMRFPLIGSAMLLSLFLLFKFLSKDLVNAVLTCYFFVLGIVALSATLLPALKRFLPRHWNENLIVWHLPYFPSVEVEFTRSQIVAAIPGTFFCAWYAKQKHWLANNILGLAFCIQGIEMLSLGSFKTGAILLAGLFVYDIFWVFFTPVMVSVAKSFDAPIKLLFPTADSARPYSMLGLGDIVIPGIFVALALRFDVSRGKENRYFRSAFFGYAVGLVLTIIVMNWFQAAQPALLYIVPAVIGSVAVHCIWNGEVKPLLEFDESKTAASTKDGELRNDEDDDSKSSKKKE from the exons ATGATGACCAGTGAACGTATTGCGAATTTGGCCCTAGCAG GTTTATCCTTGGCACCACTTGTTGTGAAGGTAGACCCAAATTTAAATGTTATTTTGACAGCATGTCTGACTGTCTATGTGGGTTGCTATCGATCAGTCAAGCCAACACCACCTTCG GAGACAATGTCTAATGAACATGCTATGCGTTTCCCCTTGATTGGAAGTGCAATGCTTTTATCACTGTTCTTGCTATTCAAGTTTCTATCGAAAGACTTGGTTAATGCTGTACTGACATGCTACTTCTTTGTACTTGGGATCGTTGCACTTTC TGCAACATTGTTACCTGCACTTAAGCGGTTTCTTCCTAGACATTGGAATGAGAACCTCATTGTCTGGCATCTTCCATATTTCCCTT CTGTGGAGGTTGAGTTCACAAGATCTCAGATTGTTGCTGCAATTCCAGGAACTTTTTTCTGCGCATGGTATGCAAAACAGAAGCATTGGCTGGCCAACAACATACTGGGTCTAGCATTCTGCATTCAG GGAATTGAAATGCTTTCTCTTGGGTCATTCAAAACTGGTGCCATTCTCTTG GCTGGACTTTTTGTTTATGATATTTTCTGGGTCTTCTTTACACCGGTGATGGTTAGTGTTGCAAAATCTTTTGATGCTCCTATAAAG CTTTTATTCCCAACGGCAGATTCTGCACGGCCATATTCCATGCTTGGACTTGGTGACATTGTAATTCCTG GAATTTTTGTTGCATTGGCATTGCGGTTTGATGTgtcaagagggaaagagaatcGCTATTTCAGAAGTGCATTTTTTGGATATGCAGTTGGTTTGGTCCTAACAATTATTGTGATGAACTGGTTTCAAGCTGCACAG CCTGCGCTTCTGTATATTGTACCAGCTGTTATTGGATCTGTCGCTGTCCACTGCATATGGAATGGAGAAGTCAAACCG